In Halovulum dunhuangense, one genomic interval encodes:
- a CDS encoding NADP-dependent isocitrate dehydrogenase, which translates to MTRIKVANPIVELDGDEMTRIIWRFIKDRLILPYLDIDLLYYDLGIEERDRTDDQVTIDAANRIREIGVGVKCATITPDEGRVEEFGLKQMWRSPNGTIRNILGGVVFRQPIICRNVPRLVPGWTRPIVIGRHAFGDQYRATDIAFPGRGKLSLKFVGEDGTVIEREVYDAPSAGVYMGMYNLDASIRDFARASFNYGLSLGWPVYLSTKNTILKVYDGRFKDLFQEVFDTEFAEKFKAAGITYEHRLIDDVVASALKWSGGFVWACKNYDGDVQSDMVAQGFGSLGLMASVLMTPDGRIIEAEAAHGTVTRHYRQHQRGEATSTNSIASIYAWTGALKHRAKLDENAALMTFATTLERVVVETVEAGSMTKDLALLVGPDQGWLTTEGFLAAVEENLNKALPG; encoded by the coding sequence ATGACCAGAATAAAGGTGGCGAACCCCATCGTGGAACTGGACGGCGACGAGATGACCCGCATCATCTGGCGCTTCATCAAGGATCGGCTGATCCTGCCCTATCTCGACATCGACCTGCTCTATTACGACCTCGGCATCGAGGAGCGTGACCGCACCGATGACCAGGTCACCATCGACGCGGCCAACCGCATCCGCGAGATCGGCGTCGGCGTGAAATGCGCGACCATCACCCCCGACGAGGGCCGGGTCGAGGAATTCGGCCTGAAACAGATGTGGCGCAGCCCCAACGGCACGATCCGCAACATCCTGGGCGGCGTGGTGTTCCGCCAGCCGATCATCTGCCGCAACGTCCCCCGCCTGGTGCCGGGCTGGACGCGGCCCATCGTGATCGGGCGCCACGCCTTCGGCGACCAGTACCGCGCCACCGACATCGCCTTCCCCGGCAGGGGCAAGCTCAGCCTGAAATTCGTGGGCGAGGACGGCACCGTGATCGAGCGCGAGGTCTATGACGCGCCGTCCGCCGGGGTCTACATGGGGATGTACAACCTCGACGCGTCGATCCGCGATTTCGCGCGCGCGTCGTTCAACTACGGGCTCAGCCTGGGCTGGCCGGTGTATCTGTCCACCAAGAACACCATCCTCAAGGTGTATGACGGCCGCTTCAAGGACCTGTTCCAGGAGGTATTCGACACCGAATTCGCCGAGAAGTTCAAGGCCGCCGGGATCACCTACGAGCATCGGCTGATCGACGACGTGGTCGCCTCGGCCCTGAAATGGTCGGGCGGCTTCGTCTGGGCCTGCAAGAACTATGACGGGGACGTGCAGTCCGACATGGTGGCGCAGGGCTTCGGGTCGCTGGGCCTGATGGCAAGCGTGCTGATGACCCCCGATGGCCGCATCATCGAGGCCGAGGCGGCGCATGGCACCGTGACCCGGCACTACCGCCAGCACCAGCGCGGCGAGGCGACATCGACCAATTCGATCGCCTCGATCTACGCCTGGACCGGGGCACTGAAGCACCGCGCCAAACTGGACGAGAACGCGGCGCTGATGACTTTCGCGACAACGCTGGAACGCGTCGTGGTCGAGACGGTGGAGGCGGGATCCATGACAAAGGACCTGGCCCTGCTGGTCGGCCCGGACCAGGGCTGGCTGACCACCGAGGGCTTTCTCGCAGCAGTCGAGGAGAACCTGAACAAGGCGCTTCCCGGCTGA
- a CDS encoding RNA methyltransferase has product MAGTDHAQGRDWHGPQPVFVLVRPQMGENIGAAARAMWNFGLEHMRIVDPRDGWPNPAASATASGAARVLDQVRIDATTAQSVADLTHVYATTARPRELTKPVLSPQEAMEDARARIAAGERVGVMFGPERAGLENADVVLANTIITVPVNPAFASLNLAQCALLVAYEWGREVLPVARPEQKHRPANRVEVTRLLEALEARLDRADFYRPEHKREHMRTTLHNMFYRLDLTEADIRILHGIHRALADRHPTRE; this is encoded by the coding sequence ATGGCAGGCACCGATCACGCACAGGGCAGGGACTGGCACGGGCCGCAGCCCGTTTTCGTGCTGGTACGCCCGCAGATGGGCGAGAATATCGGCGCGGCGGCCCGCGCGATGTGGAATTTCGGGCTGGAGCACATGCGCATCGTGGACCCGCGCGACGGCTGGCCGAACCCGGCCGCGTCCGCCACTGCCTCGGGGGCGGCGCGGGTGCTGGACCAGGTGCGGATCGATGCGACCACGGCGCAATCGGTCGCCGACCTGACCCATGTCTACGCCACCACCGCCCGCCCGCGCGAACTGACCAAGCCCGTCCTGTCCCCGCAGGAGGCGATGGAGGATGCCCGTGCGCGCATCGCCGCAGGCGAGCGGGTGGGGGTGATGTTCGGGCCAGAGCGCGCGGGGCTGGAAAATGCCGACGTGGTGCTGGCCAACACCATCATCACGGTGCCGGTCAACCCGGCCTTCGCCTCGCTCAACCTGGCGCAATGCGCGTTGCTGGTCGCCTATGAGTGGGGCCGCGAGGTGCTGCCCGTGGCCCGGCCCGAGCAGAAGCACCGCCCCGCCAACCGGGTCGAGGTGACCAGGCTGCTGGAGGCGCTGGAGGCGCGGCTGGACCGGGCGGATTTCTACCGCCCCGAGCACAAGCGCGAGCACATGCGCACGACGCTGCACAACATGTTCTACCGGCTGGACCTGACCGAGGCAGACATCCGCATCCTGCACGGCATCCATCGCGCGCTGGCCGACCGGCACCCGACGCGGGAGTGA